Proteins encoded by one window of Pseudomonas coleopterorum:
- a CDS encoding metallophosphoesterase, producing MFHIYATVAFLYVALRFIYPLPLAAGWRLLIGLVLLAASKYHMLILAFTGTMYSPEVPYWVAYSAGWAFTGFALLFAFVLVLDLGILLTRLVRRRASSRRALAKWRYGVAALAVVVSGFGVAQATRVPDVRQVDIQIPGLAPALDGFRLVQLSDLHISVLFPEPWVEEVVTRTNALAPDLVVITGDLIDGTLQARATDVRPLAKLRARDGVIAIPGNHEYYFGNEGWMAKFREAGMHSLINQHEVVGDTRGQLVIAGITDKVATRYGGSAPDLDLALRGAPADAPIVLLNHRPAGIDQAIAAGVDLQLSGHTHGGMIRGFDQVVAKANEGFVSGLYRRAGLQLYVSNGSGLWNGFPIRLGVPSEITEFTLRAVPTGR from the coding sequence GTGTTCCACATCTATGCGACTGTCGCGTTTCTGTATGTTGCGCTGCGCTTCATCTACCCATTGCCCTTGGCCGCCGGCTGGCGTTTGCTGATCGGTCTGGTACTGCTGGCCGCGTCCAAATACCACATGCTGATTCTGGCGTTCACCGGGACCATGTACTCGCCTGAAGTCCCCTATTGGGTGGCGTACAGCGCTGGCTGGGCCTTTACCGGGTTTGCGCTGCTGTTCGCTTTCGTGCTGGTGCTTGATCTGGGCATCCTGTTGACCCGCCTGGTCCGTCGCCGCGCTTCGTCACGCAGGGCCCTGGCCAAATGGCGCTATGGCGTGGCAGCGCTGGCGGTGGTGGTCTCCGGCTTCGGCGTGGCCCAGGCCACTCGCGTGCCGGACGTGCGCCAGGTGGACATCCAGATACCCGGGCTGGCGCCAGCGCTGGATGGGTTCCGGCTGGTGCAGCTGTCCGACCTGCACATCAGCGTGCTGTTTCCCGAGCCCTGGGTGGAAGAAGTCGTCACGCGCACCAACGCGCTGGCGCCGGATCTGGTGGTGATCACCGGGGACCTCATCGACGGCACCCTGCAGGCACGGGCCACCGACGTGCGACCGCTGGCGAAGCTGCGCGCCCGCGATGGCGTGATCGCGATTCCCGGCAACCACGAGTATTACTTCGGCAACGAAGGCTGGATGGCCAAGTTCCGCGAAGCGGGCATGCACAGCCTGATCAACCAGCATGAGGTGGTCGGCGATACACGCGGGCAACTGGTCATCGCCGGTATCACCGACAAGGTCGCCACCCGGTACGGAGGTAGCGCACCGGACCTGGATCTGGCCCTGCGCGGTGCACCGGCCGATGCGCCGATCGTGCTGCTCAACCATCGACCCGCCGGGATCGACCAGGCGATCGCCGCCGGGGTCGATCTGCAGCTGTCAGGGCACACCCATGGCGGCATGATTCGCGGTTTCGATCAGGTGGTGGCCAAGGCCAACGAGGGGTTCGTGTCCGGGTTGTACCGCCGTGCAGGTCTGCAGTTGTATGTCAGCAATGGCAGCGGGTTGTGGAACGGCTTTCCGATTCGTTTGGGGGTGCCGTCGGAAATCACCGAGTTCACCTTGCGCGCAGTGCCGACCGGACGTTGA
- a CDS encoding LysR substrate-binding domain-containing protein, with translation MNPRRLTPSMSLLLAFEAAGRHGSFTRAAAELALTQSAVSRQVQALEALLEVALFKREGRHIELTAAGALYQHELAGALARIRGATLQTISHRIEADTLHLAVLPTFASKWLMPRMGDFYGRHPGSLVHLHSRIVRGDLSEGVQDMSAIICAGSGQWPGYVAHRLLSEKLVVVASPKALPAHEQMSVQDAGRQLLLGVVSRPHAWSDWFASVGLTGSSTLRLGPSFEHTAHLIQAVIAGIGIGLVPRILVQDEIAQGELVTLFEPMESGRGYYLAYPTHNQQLPSLVAFREWLLSIPFPDS, from the coding sequence ATGAATCCTCGACGGCTCACACCTTCCATGTCGTTGCTGCTGGCGTTCGAAGCTGCGGGTCGCCACGGCAGTTTCACCCGGGCGGCGGCCGAACTGGCCTTGACTCAGAGCGCGGTGAGTCGGCAGGTGCAGGCCCTCGAAGCGCTGCTAGAGGTGGCGTTGTTCAAACGTGAAGGCAGGCACATCGAGTTGACCGCAGCAGGCGCGCTGTACCAGCACGAGCTGGCTGGCGCCCTGGCGCGGATTCGCGGCGCCACCCTGCAGACCATTTCCCATCGCATCGAGGCCGATACCCTGCACCTGGCGGTGCTGCCGACCTTCGCATCCAAATGGCTGATGCCGCGGATGGGAGACTTCTATGGGCGCCACCCCGGCAGTCTGGTGCATCTTCATTCGCGCATCGTGCGCGGTGACCTGTCCGAAGGCGTGCAGGACATGAGCGCGATCATCTGCGCGGGGTCGGGGCAGTGGCCGGGCTATGTGGCGCATCGATTGCTCTCGGAGAAGCTGGTGGTGGTGGCCAGCCCCAAGGCTTTGCCCGCTCATGAGCAGATGTCCGTGCAGGATGCAGGGCGGCAGTTGCTGCTGGGCGTGGTGTCGCGGCCACACGCGTGGTCGGACTGGTTTGCCAGCGTCGGGTTGACCGGCTCGTCGACCCTGCGCCTGGGGCCGAGCTTCGAACACACGGCGCACCTGATCCAGGCGGTCATCGCCGGGATAGGCATCGGGCTAGTGCCGCGCATTCTGGTACAGGACGAAATCGCCCAGGGTGAGTTGGTGACCCTCTTCGAGCCTATGGAAAGCGGCCGCGGGTATTACCTGGCGTATCCCACCCACAATCAGCAACTGCCGTCGCTGGTGGCCTTTCGCGAGTGGTTGCTGTCCATTCCGTTTCCGGACAGTTGA
- the ydiJ gene encoding D-2-hydroxyglutarate dehydrogenase YdiJ, with product MIAELSRQKAPLAPYQALLRQLERAGFQGEIVDDYAMRTVLATDNSIYQRQPQAAVFPRHEADVQLLTRLASQPEHRRVVLTPRGGGTGTNGQSLTDGLVVDLSRHMNQVLEINVEERWVRVQSGVVKDQLNAALKPHGLFFAPELSTSNRATIGGMINTDASGQGSCTYGKTRDHVLELTTLLLGGERLHSHSLDASQLQANRAGDGRIAEVYRCAATIAGEQAELIDAVFPKLNRCLTGYDLAHLREADGRFNLNSVLCGSEGSLGFIVEAKLNVLPIPRHSILVNVRYAGFMDALNDANALMAHQPLSIETVDSKVLLLAMNDIVWHGVAEYFPTDAQAPTLGINLVEFSGDDLGAVEQRVEQFIAHLQQDTTVPRLGHTLAVGALAVSRVYAMRKRAVGLLGNVQGEARPQPFVEDTAVPPQNLAAYIGEFRALLDGYGLQYGMFGHVDAGVLHVRPILDMKDPRQAALIRPISDEVAALTQRHGGLLWGEHGKGLRSQYVPEYFGELYPALQALKAAFDPFNQLNPGKIATPATVADARLTQVDEVTLRGELDRSIDERVWQSYDSAVHCNGNGACYNFDPNDAMCPSWKATRNRIHSPKGRASLIREWLRLQGLHGANVLQSAGGNLFQRARNSLARRMGRDDFSHEVYDAMAGCLACKSCAGQCPVKVNVPEFRARFLQLYHGRYLRPLKDYLIGSLEFSIPYLARFPRAYNAVMSFAPVQQALQRVAGMVDSPLLSLVDFQAHCRDWNVRAATADRLARLTSEQRQRSVILVQDAFTRYFDTPVMADWLELISRLGFDIYLAPFAANGKPLQVQGFLGAFDKAARHNAQSLRQLQASGIALVGLDPAMTLVYRQEYAKTLGHDQAPTVLLPQEWLAQVLPQTGEPGTGGVYQLLPHCTEKTNEPNSITHWQQVFSRLGATLQVLASGCCGMSGTYGHEARNVATSKVIYGQSWQPLLARYQSSGNLLADGYSCRSQVKREEGHTVRHPLQALLEHVRKNTV from the coding sequence ATGATCGCCGAACTGTCCCGCCAGAAAGCTCCTCTTGCGCCCTATCAGGCGCTGCTGCGTCAGCTCGAACGTGCAGGTTTCCAGGGCGAGATCGTCGACGACTACGCCATGCGCACGGTGCTGGCCACGGACAACTCGATCTATCAGCGCCAGCCCCAGGCCGCCGTATTCCCTCGGCACGAGGCCGACGTGCAGCTCCTGACCCGCCTGGCCAGCCAGCCGGAACATCGCAGGGTAGTACTGACCCCACGCGGCGGCGGCACCGGCACCAACGGCCAGTCGCTGACCGATGGCCTGGTGGTGGACCTGTCCCGGCACATGAACCAGGTGCTGGAGATCAACGTCGAAGAGCGTTGGGTGCGGGTCCAGAGCGGCGTGGTCAAGGATCAGCTCAACGCGGCCCTGAAGCCCCATGGACTGTTCTTCGCCCCCGAGTTGTCGACCTCCAACCGCGCGACCATTGGCGGCATGATCAACACCGACGCCAGCGGCCAGGGCAGCTGCACCTACGGCAAGACCCGCGACCACGTGCTGGAGCTGACCACCCTGCTGCTGGGCGGCGAGCGCCTGCACAGCCACAGCCTCGACGCGTCGCAGTTACAAGCCAACCGCGCGGGCGACGGCCGCATCGCCGAGGTCTATCGGTGCGCAGCGACCATCGCCGGCGAGCAGGCCGAACTGATCGACGCGGTCTTCCCCAAACTCAACCGCTGCCTCACCGGCTATGACCTGGCCCACCTGCGCGAGGCCGACGGGCGCTTCAACCTGAACAGCGTACTCTGCGGCTCGGAAGGCTCGCTGGGCTTCATCGTCGAAGCCAAGCTCAACGTGCTGCCGATCCCCAGGCATTCCATTCTGGTCAATGTGCGCTATGCCGGCTTCATGGACGCGCTCAACGACGCCAATGCCTTGATGGCGCACCAGCCGCTGTCGATCGAAACCGTGGACTCCAAGGTCCTCCTGCTGGCCATGAACGACATCGTCTGGCATGGCGTGGCCGAATACTTTCCCACCGACGCACAGGCGCCGACCCTGGGCATCAATCTGGTGGAATTCAGCGGCGACGACCTGGGCGCGGTCGAGCAGCGTGTCGAACAGTTCATTGCCCACCTGCAGCAGGACACCACGGTGCCGCGCCTGGGCCACACGCTGGCGGTCGGCGCCCTGGCGGTGAGCCGGGTCTACGCGATGCGCAAGCGCGCCGTGGGCCTGCTCGGCAACGTTCAGGGCGAAGCGCGGCCGCAGCCATTCGTCGAGGACACCGCCGTGCCGCCGCAGAACCTGGCGGCCTACATCGGCGAGTTCCGTGCACTGCTCGACGGTTACGGCCTGCAGTACGGCATGTTCGGCCATGTCGATGCCGGCGTGCTGCACGTGCGGCCGATCCTGGACATGAAGGACCCGCGCCAGGCCGCGCTGATCCGGCCCATTTCCGACGAGGTCGCGGCGCTCACCCAGCGGCACGGTGGCCTGCTCTGGGGCGAGCACGGCAAGGGCCTGCGCTCGCAATACGTGCCAGAGTACTTCGGCGAGCTGTATCCAGCCCTGCAGGCACTCAAGGCCGCCTTCGATCCGTTCAACCAGCTCAACCCGGGCAAGATCGCCACACCCGCCACTGTCGCCGACGCGCGACTGACCCAGGTCGACGAAGTGACCTTGCGTGGCGAACTGGACCGCAGCATCGACGAGCGGGTCTGGCAGAGCTACGACAGCGCCGTGCACTGCAACGGCAACGGTGCGTGCTACAACTTCGACCCGAACGACGCCATGTGCCCGTCGTGGAAAGCCACACGCAACCGTATTCATTCGCCCAAGGGCCGTGCCTCGCTGATCCGCGAATGGCTGCGCCTGCAGGGCCTGCACGGCGCCAACGTGCTGCAGAGCGCGGGCGGCAACCTGTTCCAGCGTGCGCGCAACAGCTTGGCCCGGCGCATGGGCCGCGACGACTTTTCCCACGAGGTGTACGACGCCATGGCCGGCTGCCTGGCCTGCAAGTCGTGCGCGGGGCAGTGCCCGGTCAAGGTCAACGTGCCGGAATTCCGTGCGCGCTTTCTGCAGCTGTACCACGGGCGCTATCTGCGACCGTTGAAGGATTACCTGATCGGCTCGCTGGAATTCAGCATCCCGTACCTGGCGCGCTTTCCCCGCGCCTACAACGCGGTCATGTCCTTCGCGCCGGTGCAACAGGCACTGCAACGCGTGGCGGGCATGGTCGACAGCCCGTTGCTGAGCCTGGTGGATTTCCAGGCTCACTGTCGCGACTGGAACGTGCGCGCGGCGACCGCCGATCGTCTCGCCCGGCTGACTTCCGAGCAGCGTCAGCGCAGCGTGATCCTGGTGCAGGATGCTTTCACCCGCTACTTCGACACGCCGGTAATGGCCGACTGGCTCGAGCTGATTTCGCGCCTGGGTTTCGACATCTACCTGGCCCCCTTCGCTGCCAACGGCAAGCCGTTGCAGGTACAGGGTTTCCTCGGTGCGTTCGACAAGGCCGCCCGGCACAACGCCCAGTCGCTGCGGCAATTGCAGGCCAGCGGCATCGCCCTGGTCGGCCTGGACCCAGCCATGACCCTGGTGTACCGCCAGGAGTACGCGAAAACCCTGGGCCACGACCAGGCACCGACCGTTCTGCTGCCACAGGAATGGCTGGCCCAGGTACTGCCGCAGACCGGCGAGCCCGGCACCGGCGGCGTCTACCAGCTGTTGCCGCATTGCACCGAGAAGACCAACGAGCCGAACAGCATCACCCATTGGCAACAGGTGTTCAGCCGTCTGGGCGCGACCCTGCAGGTATTGGCCAGCGGCTGCTGCGGCATGTCCGGCACCTATGGCCATGAAGCGCGTAACGTCGCCACCTCCAAGGTCATCTACGGGCAATCCTGGCAGCCGTTGCTGGCCCGCTACCAGAGCTCGGGCAATCTGCTTGCCGACGGCTATTCCTGCCGCAGTCAGGTCAAACGCGAAGAAGGTCACACGGTCCGTCACCCGCTACAGGCCCTGCTGGAGCACGTGAGAAAAAACACCGTTTGA
- a CDS encoding DUF2945 domain-containing protein: MSHAFKVGDAVRWNSEAGEIHGKVTKVHVKDVEFMGKHRPASKDEPQYEVKSDKTGHSALHHGDALHKA, from the coding sequence ATGAGCCATGCATTCAAGGTGGGTGACGCGGTGCGCTGGAATTCCGAGGCGGGGGAGATTCACGGCAAGGTGACCAAGGTTCACGTCAAGGACGTGGAGTTCATGGGCAAACACCGGCCGGCGTCCAAGGACGAGCCGCAGTACGAGGTCAAGAGCGACAAGACGGGTCATTCGGCGCTGCATCACGGTGATGCCTTGCACAAAGCATGA